One Drosophila santomea strain STO CAGO 1482 chromosome X, Prin_Dsan_1.1, whole genome shotgun sequence DNA segment encodes these proteins:
- the LOC120457342 gene encoding serine/arginine repetitive matrix protein 2, protein MTKVSGTKARDEGEPATKRERKEMYLHKKDHRERKERKDRRDYRDRKERKEPAGGTSSRVRNVSPIPSNASESTEGDSSDSSYSDSSYSSTGSSSCTSFSSSSSSSSSSSDSEAEPEGTIKKFERPKHSCCHRRHHRRHRRHNKPRHSHRRRHVMRRHHANHSSHSTHGRSSKRLAKKSRRGISDTKGTITVKEEVVAAISPAIAPGVIQIPAPIPLPVPAPIPAVLSVSESLPHPNPHTHSQSRSHSHSHLHSQLHSHSHSHSHNNPHPQPVPAPVPVPITAPIVMPTPKRDITGVVLDRKSRIRSSTSQTIASASSSSSGSNQAIIQSTSSTITITKMIANATAMAESHSSGSASLSSTKHKGGSSTSQSAKAVVTHLSGSKVVYPAPKSPVASTSSKAVVRSNPSASSSHGSHANSSSSFAQEHSSTRPSAAKEHMKSPQQDHSDSSSSKGKSSTNDRPRRVSSPPTGAEPSRQKHSGQGQNSQWNHRREGGDGGGGEARGRGYRAVGEGNTMACKNGKDAFRFRQPVRNVRLHIKGLTRQVTKEHITEIFGHFGALTAVDFPMDRFQGRQGRGYAFVEYSRPEDCACAIKHMNGGQIDGKRIRVSAFQESMLKAPWRQYRRYSPVTRRQNQRTMSRSRSLSRSQSPSRSVSGSRSGTRSFHSRFRSKSGSRYNRRNRSRSQSRSYTRSRSRSSPRYGHYHRPDSRSP, encoded by the coding sequence ATGACCAAGGTGTCGGGCACGAAGGCAAGGGACGAGGGCGAGCCAGCCACTAAGCGCGAGCGCAAGGAGATGTATTTGCACAAGAAAGATCATAGGGAGCGCAAGGAGCGCAAGGACCGCAGAGACTACAGGGATCGCAAAGAGCGCAAGGAGCCAGCCGGAGGAACCTCCTCCAGGGTGAGGAACGTCTCGCCAATTCCCTCGAACGCTTCGGAGAGCACCGAAGGAGACAGCAGCGACTCCAGCTACTCTGACTCCAGCTACAGCTCCACCGGATCGTCCAGCTGCACAAGCTTctcgagctcctccagcagcagctcctcgtCCAGCGACAGCGAGGCAGAGCCAGAAGGCACCATCAAAAAGTTTGAGCGCCCCAAGCACTCGTGTTGCCATCGCCGACACCATCGTCGCCATCGGCGCCACAATAAACCTCGTCATTCGCACCGTCGCCGGCACGTCATGCGTCGCCACCACGCGAATCACTCAAGTCACTCGACTCACGGGCGCTCCTCCAAGCGTTTGGCTAAAAAGAGTCGTCGCGGCATATCCGACACCAAGGGAACTATCACTGTTAAGGAGGAGGTTGTCGCAGCAATTTCTCCTGCCATAGCTCCCGGGGTCATTCAGATACCGGCCCCTATTCCACTGCCTGTGCCGGCACCCATTCCGGCTGTCCTGTCTGTTTCGGAGTCGCTCCCGCACCCGAACCCGCAtacccattcccaatcccgTTCGCATTCACATTCCCATTTACATTCCCAACTACATagccattcccattcccactccCATAACAATCCCCATCCGCAACCCGTTCCGGCCCCTGTTCCGGTTCCAATCACTGCTCCGATCGTCATGCCAACTCCGAAGAGGGACATAACCGGCGTGGTATTGGACCGCAAGTCTCGCATACGCAGCTCCACCTCGCAGACTATCGCCTCGGCCTCCAGCAGTTCCAGCGGCAGCAACCAGGCCATCATCCAGTCCACCAGTAGCACCATAACCATCACCAAGATGATTGCCAATGCCACTGCCATGGCCGAAAGCCACTCCAGTGGCAGCGCCAGCCTGTCCAGCACCAAACATAAAGGTGGCAGCAGTACCAGCCAATCTGCAAAGGCGGTTGTCACCCATCTCTCGGGCAGCAAGGTGGTCTACCCAGCCCCGAAGAGCCCAGTGGCAAGCACCTCCTCGAAGGCGGTGGTCAGGTCTAACCCCAGCGCCAGTTCGAGCCACGGCAGCCACGCCAATTCCAGTTCGAGTTTCGCCCAGGAGCACTCCAGTACCAGGCCCTCGGCAGCCAAAGAGCACATGAAGAGCCCGCAGCAGGATCATTCAGACAGCTCTAGTTCCAAGGGCAAGTCGTCAACAAACGATCGACCACGTCGAGTTTCTTCCCCGCCCACTGGTGCAGAACCTAGTCGCCAAAAACACAGCGGTCAGGGCCAAAACAGCCAATGGAACCATAGGCGTGAAGGAGGcgatggaggaggaggcgaAGCAAGAGGACGGGGCTACAGAGCCGTGGGCGAGGGCAACACAATGGCCTGCAAAAACGGAAAGGACGCCTTCCGATTTCGCCAACCCGTGCGTAATGTGCGCCTGCACATTAAGGGATTGACGCGCCAGGTGACCAAGGAGCACATCACCGAGATATTTGGTCACTTTGGAGCCCTCACGGCAGTCGACTTTCCGATGGACCGTTTCCAAGGACGCCAGGGACGAGGATACGCCTTTGTTGAGTACTCACGTCCAGAGGACTGCGCCTGTGCCATCAAGCACATGAACGGCGGGCAGATAGACGGCAAGCGGATCAGGGTGTCCGCCTTCCAGGAGAGCATGCTTAAGGCGCCATGGCGCCAATACCGCCGTTACTCGCCGGTCACCCGGCGCCAGAACCAGCGTACAATGTCCCGCTCGCGCTCGTTGTCCCGCTCCCAGTCGCCGTCCCGCTCGGTGTCCGGCTCGCGGTCCGGGACGCGCTCCTTCCACTCCCGCTTCCGCTCGAAGTCGGGATCGCGCTACAATCGGCGCAACCGCTCGCGCTCGCAATCGCGCTCCTACACCCGCTCCCGCTCGCGCTCCTCGCCGCGCTACGGGCACTACCATCGCCCCGATTCGCGTTCGCCATAG